A window of the Bacteroides thetaiotaomicron VPI-5482 genome harbors these coding sequences:
- a CDS encoding NUDIX hydrolase, translating into MPSDNNQEMFPIVDEQGNITGAATRGECHSGSKLLHPVIHLHVFNSKGDLYLQKRPEWKDIQPGKWDTAVGGHIDLGESVEIALKREVREELGITDFTPELLTSYVFESDREKELVFVHKTVYDGELHPSDELDGGRFWTIEEIEENLGKGIFTPNFEGELKKVSLIPSLFPAPTPALSK; encoded by the coding sequence ATGCCAAGCGATAATAATCAAGAAATGTTTCCCATCGTAGACGAACAGGGAAACATCACCGGAGCCGCCACACGCGGAGAATGCCATAGCGGAAGCAAGCTCCTTCATCCTGTCATCCATCTTCACGTTTTCAATTCGAAAGGAGATTTATATCTGCAGAAACGTCCGGAATGGAAAGACATCCAGCCCGGAAAATGGGACACAGCCGTTGGCGGACATATTGACCTGGGCGAAAGCGTAGAAATCGCACTCAAACGGGAAGTCCGCGAAGAACTAGGCATCACGGACTTTACTCCCGAACTGCTAACCAGCTATGTATTCGAATCGGATCGTGAGAAAGAACTTGTCTTTGTTCACAAAACTGTTTACGACGGTGAACTGCACCCCAGTGACGAACTGGACGGCGGACGATTCTGGACCATCGAAGAAATAGAAGAAAACCTCGGAAAAGGTATTTTCACCCCCAACTTCGAAGGGGAATTAAAGAAAGTATCCCTTATTCCGTCTCTTTTCCCTGCTCCTACTCCTGCTCTATCCAAGTAA
- a CDS encoding glutathione peroxidase yields MKSFILMVITMVCAISLEAQNKSFYDFNVTTIDGKEFPLSSLKGKKVLVVNVASKCGLTPQYAKLQELYDKYKDKNFVIIGFPANNFMGQEPGSNEEIAQFCSLKYDVTFPMMAKISVKGKNMSPLYQWLTEKKLNGKEDAPVQWNFQKFMIDENGNWVGFVAPKESPLSEKIVTWIEQE; encoded by the coding sequence ATGAAGTCATTCATCTTAATGGTTATAACAATGGTATGTGCAATCTCTCTGGAAGCGCAGAATAAGTCTTTCTACGACTTCAATGTGACCACGATTGATGGTAAGGAATTTCCGCTTTCTTCTTTGAAAGGAAAGAAAGTGCTGGTAGTAAATGTAGCCTCCAAATGCGGACTGACGCCACAGTATGCCAAACTGCAAGAGCTATATGATAAATATAAGGATAAGAATTTTGTAATCATCGGCTTTCCTGCCAACAACTTTATGGGACAGGAACCGGGAAGCAATGAAGAGATCGCTCAGTTCTGCTCCTTAAAGTATGACGTTACTTTTCCGATGATGGCCAAGATTTCCGTCAAGGGCAAAAACATGTCGCCACTTTACCAATGGCTGACGGAAAAGAAACTGAACGGCAAAGAAGATGCGCCCGTCCAGTGGAATTTTCAGAAGTTTATGATTGACGAGAACGGAAACTGGGTCGGCTTTGTGGCCCCCAAAGAGAGTCCGCTCTCGGAAAAAATCGTTACTTGGATAGAGCAGGAGTAG